A region from the Streptomyces sp. 3214.6 genome encodes:
- a CDS encoding FdhF/YdeP family oxidoreductase yields the protein MATKPPKVDPVQDAPQVSEPKHAAAGLPAVGHSLRIAQQQMGVKRTALTLLRVNQKDGFDCPGCAWPEPEHRHAAEFCENGAKAVAEEATLRRVTPEFFAAHPVADLAGRSGYWLGQQGRLTHPMYLPEGGERYEPVSWERAFDIIAEEAAALASPDEAVFYTSGRTSNEAAFLYQLFARELGTNNLPDCSNMCHESSGSALSETIGIGKGSVLLEDLYRADLIIVAGQNPGTNHPRMLSALEKAKAGGAKIISVNPLPEAGLGRFKNPQTPQGMVKGAALTDLFLQIRIGGDQALFRLLNKLVLETDGALDEAFIGEHTHGFEEFAEAARAADWDETLTATGLTRAQIEETLRMVLASKRTIVCWAMGLTQHKHSVPTIREVVNFLLLRGNIGRPGAGVCPVRGHSNVQGDRTMGIFERPAPAFLDALEKEFGFAPPREHGFDVVRAIRALRDGEAKLFFAMGGNFVSASPDTDVTEAAMRRARLTVHVSTKLNRSHVVTGARALILPTLGRTERDVQVGPDGKSAEQFVTVEDSMGMVHASRGRLAPASAQLLSEPAIVCRLARRVLGEDSKVPWEEFEKDYATIRDRIARVIPGFEDFNARVARPGGFTLPHAPRDERRFPTATGKANFTAAPVEYPKLPEGRLLLQTLRSHDQYNTTIYGLDDRYRGIRNGRRVVLVNAEDARAFGLAEGSYVDLVSEWKDGVERRAPGFRVVLYPTTRGCAAAYYPETNVLVPLDATADTSNTPASKSVVVRLEQSSTD from the coding sequence ATGGCAACGAAGCCGCCCAAGGTCGATCCGGTCCAGGACGCGCCGCAGGTCTCCGAGCCGAAGCACGCGGCGGCGGGCCTGCCGGCCGTCGGCCACTCCCTGCGCATCGCGCAGCAGCAGATGGGTGTGAAGCGCACCGCGCTGACCTTGCTGCGCGTGAACCAGAAGGACGGCTTCGACTGCCCGGGGTGCGCCTGGCCGGAGCCGGAGCACCGGCACGCCGCGGAGTTCTGCGAGAACGGTGCGAAGGCGGTCGCCGAGGAGGCGACGCTGCGCCGGGTCACCCCCGAGTTCTTCGCCGCGCACCCCGTCGCCGACCTCGCCGGCCGCAGCGGTTACTGGCTGGGCCAGCAGGGGCGGCTCACGCACCCCATGTACCTGCCCGAGGGCGGCGAGCGTTACGAGCCGGTCTCCTGGGAGCGTGCCTTCGACATCATCGCCGAGGAGGCGGCGGCCCTCGCCTCTCCCGACGAGGCCGTCTTCTACACCTCGGGCCGCACCAGCAACGAGGCGGCGTTCCTGTACCAGCTCTTCGCGCGCGAGCTGGGCACGAACAACCTGCCGGACTGCTCCAACATGTGCCACGAGTCGTCCGGCTCGGCCCTGTCGGAGACCATCGGCATCGGCAAGGGCAGCGTCCTGCTGGAGGACCTCTACAGGGCCGACCTGATCATCGTCGCCGGGCAGAACCCGGGCACGAACCATCCGCGGATGCTGTCCGCACTGGAGAAGGCCAAGGCGGGCGGGGCGAAGATCATCAGCGTGAACCCGCTGCCGGAGGCGGGTCTGGGGCGGTTCAAGAACCCGCAGACCCCGCAGGGCATGGTCAAGGGCGCCGCGCTCACCGATCTGTTCCTGCAGATCCGCATCGGCGGCGACCAGGCCCTCTTCCGTCTCCTCAACAAGCTCGTCCTGGAGACGGACGGTGCGCTCGACGAGGCGTTCATCGGCGAACACACGCACGGCTTCGAGGAGTTCGCCGAGGCCGCCCGTGCCGCCGACTGGGACGAGACGCTCACCGCGACGGGCCTCACGCGCGCACAGATCGAGGAGACGCTGCGCATGGTGCTCGCCTCGAAGCGCACCATCGTCTGCTGGGCGATGGGCCTCACCCAGCACAAGCACTCCGTGCCGACCATCCGCGAGGTCGTCAACTTCCTGTTGCTGCGCGGCAACATCGGCCGGCCGGGCGCGGGGGTGTGCCCGGTGCGCGGTCACTCCAACGTGCAGGGCGACCGCACCATGGGCATCTTCGAGCGGCCCGCGCCGGCCTTCCTGGACGCTCTGGAGAAGGAGTTCGGCTTCGCGCCCCCGCGTGAGCACGGCTTCGACGTCGTCCGCGCGATCCGCGCGCTGCGCGACGGCGAGGCGAAGCTGTTCTTCGCCATGGGCGGCAACTTCGTGTCGGCCTCCCCCGACACCGACGTCACCGAGGCGGCCATGCGGCGCGCCCGCCTGACGGTGCACGTGTCGACGAAGCTGAACCGCTCGCACGTCGTCACGGGCGCGCGTGCCCTGATCCTGCCGACTCTGGGCCGTACCGAGCGTGATGTGCAGGTCGGCCCGGACGGGAAGAGCGCCGAGCAGTTCGTGACCGTCGAGGACTCCATGGGCATGGTGCACGCCTCGCGGGGGCGCCTGGCGCCGGCGAGCGCCCAGCTGCTGTCGGAGCCGGCCATCGTGTGCCGCCTGGCCCGGCGGGTGCTGGGCGAGGACAGCAAGGTGCCGTGGGAGGAGTTCGAGAAGGACTACGCCACGATCCGTGACCGCATCGCGCGCGTGATCCCCGGCTTCGAGGACTTCAACGCGCGCGTGGCCCGCCCGGGCGGCTTCACGCTCCCGCACGCCCCACGCGACGAGCGCCGCTTCCCGACCGCCACCGGGAAGGCCAACTTCACCGCCGCGCCGGTCGAGTACCCGAAGCTGCCCGAGGGCCGCCTGCTGCTGCAGACGCTGCGCTCGCACGACCAGTACAACACCACGATCTACGGCCTGGACGACCGCTACCGGGGCATCAGGAACGGCCGCCGGGTCGTCCTTGTCAACGCCGAGGACGCGCGGGCGTTCGGGCTCGCCGAGGGGTCGTACGTGGACCTGGTGAGCGAGTGGAAGGACGGTGTGGAGCGGCGGGCCCCCGGCTTCCGCGTCGTGCTCTACCCGACGACTCGGGGGTGTGCGGCCGCGTACTACCCGGAGACCAACGTCCTGGTCCCGTTGGACGCCACCGCGGACACCAGCAACACCCCGGCCAGCAAGTCCGTCGTCGTCCGTCTGGAACAATCGTCCACCGACTGA
- a CDS encoding Tat pathway signal sequence domain protein produces the protein MSGVGPVEPGEGTGTGAWDIPAPARRPLARRYAAHRPAVRAVLAALLLLAGGGYLYATRPHDAQPPTPAPPFPSQVVDVSYLGAIAVPPGTRPHTFAFEVLLTVDAGPPVTVTRLSQPYAGLALTSAPTVPFRTKAGSTRKIVITMHVTECGKVPENAGLPFLDVTLRNARAIRVHSFILGARYAQDLSKALKVACSNSSV, from the coding sequence GTGAGCGGCGTCGGCCCCGTGGAGCCCGGCGAGGGCACCGGCACCGGCGCCTGGGACATCCCCGCACCCGCCCGCCGTCCGCTCGCTCGCCGCTACGCCGCCCATCGACCGGCCGTGCGCGCCGTCCTCGCCGCCCTGCTGCTCCTCGCGGGCGGCGGCTATCTGTACGCGACCCGGCCCCACGATGCCCAACCGCCCACGCCCGCACCGCCGTTCCCGTCCCAGGTGGTCGACGTCAGCTATCTCGGCGCGATCGCCGTACCGCCCGGCACCCGACCGCACACCTTCGCCTTCGAGGTACTGCTCACCGTGGACGCCGGGCCGCCGGTCACCGTGACCCGGCTGAGCCAGCCGTACGCCGGACTCGCCCTGACCTCGGCCCCGACAGTGCCTTTCCGGACAAAAGCGGGTTCCACCCGCAAGATCGTCATCACCATGCATGTGACGGAATGCGGAAAAGTGCCGGAGAACGCCGGACTCCCTTTCCTGGACGTAACTCTACGTAATGCGCGCGCAATACGAGTCCACAGTTTCATCCTGGGGGCACGCTATGCCCAGGACCTCTCCAAGGCCCTGAAGGTCGCCTGCAGCAACAGTTCCGTGTAA
- a CDS encoding branched-chain amino acid ABC transporter substrate-binding protein: protein MRQRSLIAITAALSAGALTLTACGSRDSDDKGSDSGGTTVTIGVDAPLTGDLSAMGLGIKNSADLAVKNANKQKYVDGITFKLVSKDDQKQPSQGQQNATALVADKSVIGVVGPLNSSVAESMQKVFDDAKLVEISPANTGVSLTQGADWQTKKVRTYKSYFRTATTDAVQGPFAAQYVFNDAKKKKVFVIDDKKTYGAGLAGTFTDEFKKLGGTVVGTEHINPDSKDFSAVATKVKNSGAEVVYYGGEYPQAGPLSKQIKAAGAKIPLVGGDGINDAAYIPLAGPSGTGDLATSVGAPVEELPSAKQFIADYKAAGYKDEYSAYGGYSYDSAWAIIEAVKKVVSDNGGKLPDDARAKVTAAVQNVSFDGVTGKVSFDEYGDATNKQLTVYAVENGAWKAVKSGTLTG from the coding sequence GTGCGTCAACGTTCGCTCATCGCCATCACCGCCGCGCTGTCCGCGGGAGCACTCACCCTCACCGCCTGCGGCTCGCGCGACAGCGACGACAAGGGCTCCGACAGCGGCGGCACCACCGTCACCATCGGCGTCGACGCCCCGCTGACCGGCGACCTGTCCGCCATGGGCCTCGGCATCAAGAACTCCGCCGACCTGGCGGTCAAGAACGCCAACAAGCAGAAGTACGTCGACGGCATCACCTTCAAACTCGTCTCCAAGGACGACCAGAAGCAGCCCTCCCAGGGCCAGCAGAACGCCACCGCCCTCGTCGCCGACAAGTCCGTCATCGGCGTGGTCGGCCCGCTGAACTCCTCCGTCGCCGAGTCCATGCAGAAGGTCTTCGACGACGCCAAGCTCGTCGAGATCTCCCCCGCCAACACCGGTGTCTCCCTCACCCAGGGCGCCGACTGGCAGACCAAGAAGGTCCGCACCTACAAGTCGTACTTCCGCACCGCGACCACGGACGCCGTCCAGGGCCCGTTCGCCGCCCAGTACGTCTTCAACGACGCCAAGAAGAAGAAGGTCTTCGTCATCGACGACAAGAAGACCTACGGCGCAGGCCTCGCCGGCACCTTCACCGACGAGTTCAAGAAGCTCGGCGGCACCGTCGTCGGCACCGAGCACATCAACCCCGACAGCAAGGACTTCTCCGCGGTCGCCACCAAGGTGAAGAACTCCGGCGCCGAGGTCGTCTACTACGGCGGCGAGTACCCGCAGGCCGGCCCGCTCAGCAAGCAGATCAAGGCCGCCGGCGCCAAGATCCCGCTGGTCGGCGGCGACGGCATCAACGACGCGGCCTACATCCCGCTCGCCGGCCCCAGCGGCACCGGCGACCTCGCCACCTCCGTCGGCGCCCCCGTCGAGGAACTCCCCTCCGCCAAGCAGTTCATCGCCGACTACAAGGCCGCCGGCTACAAGGACGAGTACTCCGCATACGGCGGCTACTCCTACGACTCCGCCTGGGCCATCATCGAGGCCGTCAAGAAGGTCGTCAGCGACAACGGCGGCAAGCTCCCCGACGACGCCCGCGCCAAGGTCACCGCCGCCGTCCAGAACGTCTCCTTCGACGGCGTGACCGGCAAGGTCTCCTTCGACGAATACGGCGACGCCACCAACAAGCAGCTCACCGTCTACGCCGTCGAGAACGGTGCCTGGAAGGCCGTCAAGTCCGGCACCCTCACCGGCTGA
- a CDS encoding hotdog fold thioesterase, whose translation MGEQQHVNFPQEVIDEYAALGVDLPALFSAGHLGTRMGVQIVEASADRVVGTMPVEGNTQPYGLLHGGASAVLAETLGSVGSMLHAGASKIAVGVDLNCTHHRGARSGLVTGVATPVHRGRSTATYEIVISDEQGRRVCTARLTCLLRDVTAGDAAHIRAAN comes from the coding sequence ATGGGCGAGCAGCAGCACGTGAACTTCCCGCAAGAGGTCATCGACGAGTACGCGGCGCTCGGCGTCGACCTGCCGGCCCTGTTCTCCGCCGGGCACCTCGGCACCCGCATGGGCGTGCAGATCGTCGAAGCGTCCGCGGACCGGGTCGTCGGCACCATGCCCGTCGAGGGCAACACCCAGCCCTACGGACTGCTGCACGGCGGCGCCTCCGCGGTCCTCGCCGAGACCCTCGGCTCGGTCGGCTCCATGCTGCACGCCGGCGCCTCGAAGATAGCCGTCGGGGTCGACCTGAACTGCACCCACCACCGAGGCGCGCGCTCCGGCCTGGTCACCGGCGTGGCCACGCCCGTGCACCGCGGGCGCTCCACGGCGACGTACGAGATCGTGATCAGTGACGAGCAGGGGCGGCGGGTGTGCACCGCGCGGCTGACCTGTCTGCTGCGGGACGTGACGGCCGGCGACGCGGCGCACATCCGCGCGGCGAACTGA